The region TGGTCGACGGGGACGAGCGTGAGGTCGAAGCCGCAGGCCTCGAAGCTCTCCATGGGGGTGTGGCCGTGGACGGTCACCGGGTCCAGGTAGTCGTAGCGCTCCCGGACGCTCCTGGCGACACTCTTCCCGGTTACCGGGTCGGTCTCGTTGGCGGCATGGACGGGCAGGTCGTCAATGAGGCGGTAGGCGTTCCCGAGGCCGTCGAGGTGGTCGAAGTGGATGTGGCTGATGACGGCTTCATCCGGGAGGGCGGCGTCGGCGGCGCGGAACTGCTGGCGGAAGTCGGGCGAGGCGTCGATCAGGAGACACTCGCCAGTACGCTCGTTTTCGACGTGGACGGAGAAGCGCGAGCGTTCGATGCCGCGCTCCCGGGCGCGCTCGCAGGTCCCACAGTCACAGCCGACGGTCGGGGTACCGGTCGTATCGCCGGTGCCGAGGAGGGTGACGCGCATTCGTTGGGAACGGTTGGGTGTGCCGGGGTTAAGGGTGTTTGTGAGCGGCCTTCGGGTGGGAAGTCTGTGTGACCTGTGTGGTTGCGAGAAGCACCGCTTCCGCAACCGCGAACGGCACCGCGGGGTTCCCATGACCACTGAGGACCCGCACAACCCCGCACTGGGGCCACATACCCCCCCCAGCCGACTCGCGCTTTGCGAGCCACAGGGGGCTCGTCCGCTTCGCGCCGACAGCCTCCGCGGTGCAGTTGACGCCTCGCGCTCGCCCACGACGGCGAGCGCGGGGGAGGGGTGGGGAGTCAACGCTGTGCCGGGACTCGTGCCCGGCACTCTGCGGTTTCAGTGTCCTTGGGAACTCCGCGGTCCTGGCGCTGTTCGCGGTCACGGAGGCGGTGCTCGTGGTCGATATCGCGGATGCGGAACCGTTCGAGACACCGGGAAAAGCCGCCGAAACCCATCCATACCGCAGAAATCGCCTGGATCCGGAGAAGCGCGACTAATTGTCGTGATCGTGGTCGTGTCCGCTCCCACCATCCCCGACCGCCGCACCCTCGCCGTCGATCATGTCCATGTTCTTGAGGTTGTCCCGCTCCTCGAACCCTTGGACGGCCTTCATCACGTCCTCCTGCTGGAGGGTCCGGCGGCCTTCCGTCAGTGCCTGGAGCACCGCTTCGCGAAGCACCATCCGGAGGTCCGAACCGGTCAGTCCCTCAGTCTTCTCAGCCACACCGTCGGGGTCGAAATCTGCGATGTCCATCTCCCGGGTGACGATGCGGAGGATATCCGACCGCATCTGACGGTCGGGCTTGGGGAAGTTCACCACCTCATCAAATCGCCGCCAGGCGGCGGCGTCGAGCTGGTCGGGGTGGTTGGTCGCGGCGACAGTCAGCACCTCGTCGCGCACCAGCGAGATGTCGTCGATGCTCTTCAGCAGCGTGTTGACCGCACGCTTGAGCGCGGCGTGCTCGTCGCTCTTGCGGGTCTTGGCGACGGAGTCGAACTCGTCGATGAAGAGGATACACGGCGAGAGCCGCTTTGCGACCTCGAACGTCTTCTCAACGTTCTTGGCTGTCTCACCCAGATACTGGCTGGTCACCATCGAGAGCTTGACTTCGACGAACGGGAGGCCGAGTTCGTGGGCGAGCGCACGCGAAACGGTGGTCTTGCCGGTCCCGGGCGGCCCGACGAAGAGGATTTTCCCAATCTCGCGGAGGCCGATGCTGGCGAGGTAGTCACGGTTCTCGATGGCGGTGACGATTTTGTCGACCTCGTCTTTCTGGTCCTCAGTGAGCACGAGATCGTTGAGCGTCATCTCGATCTCCTCGGGGGCGAGGATGTGGACTAGGTCCAGCATCTCGGCGTCGTCCTCGTCGTCGAAATACTCCTCGAGCAGCGAGTCGATCCAGACGCGGTCGGCTTGGACGGGCTGGTTGTCGTCGCGGGCTTCCTGCCGGGTCACGGATGCTTCGTCGTGGTCGCGTGCGGCGAAGGCCAGCGTGGGGTTGGTGAGGAGGCGGTCGTCGTCGGCGCGGTCCAGGTACCACTCCAAAGCCATCCCTGGCTGCGTCAGGGACATCTCTCCGGAGAACTCCGTCCGTTGGGTGAAGAGGAGATCAGAGACGGCGTCCCAGGGGTGGTCGACACTGGTGGCGGTACGGGCGCGGTCCTGCGTGACAGCGAGTGGACGCTCGATGGCTCCGTCCGACCAGAACACCTGTCGGATCCGGGGTGGGAGGTCTCCCTCGTCCAACTCCTCCTCCTCGGTGTAGGTGTGTGCGGTCAGCAGGAACTCGACCACGTCCAGGGCCGGGTCGGTCATCCTGACAGAGTTGCTTGTGCAGGTGGTTAAGCGCGTCGTTACCGAGGTAGGTAAACGCGAGCGACCAACGGGAGCGAGCAGGGCGAGAGCGAAGCTCTCGCTGGCAGCCGGCCGTTGGCCGGCGACGGGAAACTGCCTCGAGA is a window of halophilic archaeon DL31 DNA encoding:
- a CDS encoding ATP-binding protein (KEGG: hvo:HVO_1905 ATP-binding protein); translation: MRVTLLGTGDTTGTPTVGCDCGTCERARERGIERSRFSVHVENERTGECLLIDASPDFRQQFRAADAALPDEAVISHIHFDHLDGLGNAYRLIDDLPVHAANETDPVTGKSVARSVRERYDYLDPVTVHGHTPMESFEACGFDLTLVPVDHPPLVCYGLVVEDPETGAKLSLSGDTSYNIPEESREVLADPDLFLADAIVPASLCEKHPHGGSHHDENGVARTFGTKHMTKEGALAMGEELNASETRLVHLAHFYPADEAFVEPLAVDGEIYDL
- a CDS encoding AAA ATPase central domain protein (KEGG: hla:Hlac_1958 AAA ATPase central domain protein~PFAM: ATPase, AAA-type, core~SMART: ATPase, AAA+ type, core), with amino-acid sequence MTDPALDVVEFLLTAHTYTEEEELDEGDLPPRIRQVFWSDGAIERPLAVTQDRARTATSVDHPWDAVSDLLFTQRTEFSGEMSLTQPGMALEWYLDRADDDRLLTNPTLAFAARDHDEASVTRQEARDDNQPVQADRVWIDSLLEEYFDDEDDAEMLDLVHILAPEEIEMTLNDLVLTEDQKDEVDKIVTAIENRDYLASIGLREIGKILFVGPPGTGKTTVSRALAHELGLPFVEVKLSMVTSQYLGETAKNVEKTFEVAKRLSPCILFIDEFDSVAKTRKSDEHAALKRAVNTLLKSIDDISLVRDEVLTVAATNHPDQLDAAAWRRFDEVVNFPKPDRQMRSDILRIVTREMDIADFDPDGVAEKTEGLTGSDLRMVLREAVLQALTEGRRTLQQEDVMKAVQGFEERDNLKNMDMIDGEGAAVGDGGSGHDHDHDN